A single genomic interval of Armigeres subalbatus isolate Guangzhou_Male chromosome 1, GZ_Asu_2, whole genome shotgun sequence harbors:
- the LOC134208006 gene encoding transducin beta-like protein 2, producing MPRCLVTGTYEPTSAAALVAISPSGEVVAIATGNSIQFFNAMSGLSEGFIENMCSGQITALQFDSMGKYLLVCADRYIRIFHNIPGYKVALESAVKKLKQPKMSAAMRERIEMQINENEAFLKKFE from the exons ATGCCGCGCTGTCTTGTAACTGGAACCTATGAACCAACTAGTGCTGCCGCCCTCGTTGCAATTAGCCCTTCAGGGGAAGTTGTTGCCATCGCTACCGGAAACTCAATCCAGTTCTTCAATGCCATGTCCGGACTATCTGAAGGTTTCATCGAAAATATGTGTTCAG GTCAAATAACTGCGCTTCAGTTCGATTCGATGGGAAAATATTTGCTGGTTTGCGCTGACCGCTACATTCGCATCTTCCATAACATTCCTGGATACAAAGTGGCCTTAGAAAGTGCTGTGAAGAAGCTGAAGCAACCGAAGATGTCCGCCGCCATGCGAGAGCGCATTGAAATGCAGATTAACGAAAATGAAGCGTTTTTGAAAAAGTTTGAGTAG